One Clavelina lepadiformis chromosome 1, kaClaLepa1.1, whole genome shotgun sequence genomic region harbors:
- the LOC143469915 gene encoding uncharacterized protein LOC143469915 isoform X3, with amino-acid sequence MAQSSSLGGTNMSNTSAITAVRRNRERMRRQQLEMSIDQNEELPSFAEPRRVAQRQDSLTRSIQNTLGDPKAVSSIIGQGMNNWLGTSRNSSSAVNNQSRPQQDRSRVHKEDQPNLKPLSNTVGHAAHQRQPISSASGHHRSTSQVSSADNSHSKARNANLRLNSSSMKGGSIHHSNYGTPSHPQHTQSKSASNDTKPSIPSLTSPKHSDQVSNRERIESTELPSEMEIIFKEMRMNDQPLAAIQTPQFGSEFNFIKTETKPNNSTSSTHQGGPDSEMQDSDSDSSGDEDESESDDSEEEQDDKDMWNLGTWKELEPPSTTASVTKNESSSKKIKTKNNKNSNQSQVSQSSGFKANNSSSIQSSQQRRGRPAECKPLTHLKSEQVSDPFKQRSHSSTPKVSEGNQKSLGEKFKPKVRSSSSSQRHSSPAQGRTPSAHCSSVSSNQPSKKKKDTTVVRDSSNESKKSSSKFSSTKSNSSGSRSGKSSNDAYKKTAHPSVRPKQPENIKHSSTNNRSSSPSVPASVSNLTLSSTNPSIDQRHRIGGKKMKDAERKNLVISSAESSDDELASSSSSSSENEDSDSEENVFLNARKSSSVWNSIPSTKRRTNSSSSVVKEGKNSVDHPHYQSSKGNQVVPVPAKKQSNSHKSKVKSGHKINDSRSAPSALNRPDEMLPSKPSMKITISKQTIQSNIETSKGKKSSRDSYESKPKQRKKHKIKEKSLQVPEACSASSIKQSKELRKKPKKSKRNTSPSLPAQILRSESPKRYPALWVKLHLSQLNKPSEEKNPVKSESSKSNTKCNYSKKSRAPEFDDIHGSTPTHLSAMSTGSQTEQPVRRAENVQVAVADGSSDWSPRTSSSLQKRKHPQSTNENSSSLNNHKKRRKYDSSLAAGDTTQTTKGTKQKRENAQWKNIKKEQQSNPPWSEKDQPEYLKQQMTPPPPATSQNQQRTSTYEPCQITSQSIISEPDSSWQEQEKLLSSYEYMKVGKRLKHEGDQLSDRKTKRTKVGESLRRALYYFEATLCFVMNGYVLEMENESGENTPGSGNSPAGMYNQTIAFFDYILKMRPHGEVEEIAFKRLTLSCIRSQALLYLRIYKLKKDLVGKYSDILAEHFTHNTNKPNRTPSSPWRAINGQNVVSPISPAIPSPYGISVPGPSPIAGNNANNSCESIPAQINKMTSPASQNGVLMSPQIHEMMKVYHLVTTNLLQAHDKWDLAETLYAEHSDFFKTVDTLCGQPLTLYTSLRDMATYNRVILHRLRDAYLKSPRE; translated from the exons CCAAAACACCCTGGGTGATCCTAAGGCAGTGAGCTCGATTATAGGGCAGGGTATGAACAACTGGCTTGGCACATCCCGCAATTCATCATCCGCAGTCAACAATCAATCGAGACCCCAGCAAGATCGAAGCAGGGTCCACAAAGAAG ACCAACCCAACTTAAAGCCACTGAGTAACACAGTTGGTCATGCTGCACACCAAAGGCAACCGATATCTTCGGCCAGTGGTCACCACCGATCAACAAGCCAAGTTTCCTCAGCTGATAACTCACATTCTAAAGCAAG AAACGCAAATTTACGATTAAACAGCAGTTCAATGAAAGGCGGCAGCATTCATCATTCAAATTATGGCACACCATCCCATCCGCAGCATACCCAGTCCAAGTCTG ctTCCAACGATACGAAGCCATCTATTCCCTCACTGACTTCACCAAAACATTCAGATCAG GTTTCAAACAGAGAAAGAATTGAGAGCACGGAATTACCTAGTGAAATGGAAATAATATTTAAG GAAATGAGAATGAATGATCAGCCGTTGGCAGCTATTCAAACACCACAATTTGGAAGCGAattcaattttataaaaacagaG ACAAAACCCAACAATTCCACTTCCAGCACACACCAAG gtGGGCCCGATTCAGAGATGCAAGATAG TGACAGTGACAGCAGCGGCGATGAAGACGAGAGCGAAAGTGACGATAGCGAAGAAGAGCAGGACGACAAAGATATGTGGAACCTGGGGACTTGGAAGGAGCTTGAGCCTCCCAGCACCACAGCGAGTGtcacaaaaaatgaaagttcatcaaagaaaataaagacaaaaaacaacaaaaattcaaatcaaTCACAAGTTTCACAATCTTCAGGTTTCAAAGCCAACAACAGTTCCAg cattCAAAGTTCTCAACAGAGAAGAGGAAGGCCAGCTGAATGTAAACCATTAACTCACCTCAAAAGTGAACAAGTGTCTGACCCCTTCAAGCAACGGTCACATTCTTCCACCCCTAAAG TTTCCGAAGGAAATCAAAAGTCCTTAGGTGAAAAGTTCAAGCCAAAAGTTCGTTCTTCAAGCTCTAGCCAAAGGCACTCATCGCCGGCTCAGGGAAGAACACCATCTGCACATTGCAGTTCAGTGAGTTCAAACCAGCCgagtaaaaagaaaaaggaCACCACTGTGGTGCGTGACTCGTCAAATGAGTCAAAAAAATCCTCGTCAAAATTTTCTTCCACCAAATCAAATTCTTCCGGTTCCAGAAGCGGAAAATCTTCCAATGATGCTTACAAGAAGACCGCTCATCCTTCCGTTAGACCAAAACAGCcagaaaatataaaacacaGTTCCACCAATAATCGCAGCAGTTCCCCATCAGTTCCTGCAAGTGTTAGCAATTTGACTTTGTCTTCCACAAATCCGTCCATTGATCAGCGTCATCGAATCGGAGGCAAGAAAATGAAGGATGCTGAGAGGAAGAATCTGGTTATCTCTTCAGCTGAGTCATCAGATGACGAACTTGCTTCTTCCAGCTCTTCGTCATCTGAAAACGAGGACTCTGATTCAGAGgaaaatgtgtttttaaatGCAAGGAAATCTTCTTCCGTTTGGAATAGTATCCCGAGTACCAAAAGAAGAACAAACTCATCATCTTCGGTTGTGAAAGAAGGGAAAAACTCAGTCGATCATCCCCATTATCAGTCCTCCAAGGGCAATCAAGTTGTGCCAGTGCCTGCTAAGAAACAATCAAATTCACACAAAAGCAAGGTCAAATCGGGTCATAAAATTAACGACAGCAGATCTGCTCCTAGTGCCTTAAACAGACCTGATGAAATGCTTCCTTCGAAACCATCcatgaaaataacaatttcGAAGCAAACAATTCAGAGTAACATTGAAACAAGCAAAGGCAAAAAGTCTTCACGTGACTCCTATGAATCTAAGcctaaacaaagaaaaaagcataaaatcaAGGAGAAAAGCTTGCAAGTACCGGAAGCATGTTCTGCTTCCAGCATCAAACAATCCAAGGAATTACGGAAAAAGCCAAAGAAATCAAAACGCAATACTAGTCCCTCTTTACCAGCCCAAATTCTTCGGAGCGAGAGCCCGAAACGTTATCCCGCTCTTTGGGTCAAGCTGCATCTCAGTCAACTGAACAAACCGAGCGAAGAAAAGAACCCTGTTAAATCTGAAAGCAGCAAATCGAACACTAAGTGCAATTACAGCAAAAAGTCACGTGCCCCAGAGTTTGATGACATACATGGTTCGACCCCAACTCATTTGAGTGCCATGTCTACGGGGAGCCAGACAGAGCAACCCGTTCGTCGCGCTGAAAATGTCCAG GTTGCTGTCGCTGATGGCTCGAGTGATTGGTCGCCTCGGACATCCAGTTCATTGCAAAAGCGGAAGCATCCTCAGTCGACCAATGAAAATTCATCAAGTTTAAACAATCATaaaaaacgaagaaaatatGATTCTTCTTTGGCGGCAGGG GATACAACACAAACTACTAAGGGTACCAAGCAAAAGCGAGAAAATGCACAATGGAAGAACATAAAAAAAGA GCAACAAAGCAATCCTCCCTGGAGTGAAAAAGATCAACCAGAATATTTGAAACAACAAATGACTCCTCCACCGCCAGCAACATCACAAAACCAACAAAGAACTTCAACCTAC GAACCCTGCCAAATAACTTCACAGTCGATTATATCGGAGCCAGATTCAAGCTGGCAAGAACAGGAAAA ACTGTTATCTTCCTATGAGTACATGAAAGTGGGCAAAAGACTGAAACACGAAGGTGACCAATTGTCTGACAGGAAAACCAAACGTACTAAGGTTGGGGAATCCCTTAGACGCGCCCTCTATTACTTCGAAGCGACACTGTGCTTTGTCATGAACGGTTATGTTCTTGAAATGGAGAATG AATCTGGAGAAAACACTCCCGGTTCAGGTAATTCCCCTGCGGGCATGTACAACCAGACCATTGCCTTTTTCGATTATATTCTCAAGATGAGACCTCACGGCGAGGTGGAAGAGATCGCGTTCAAGAGGCTGACCTTATCCTG CATCCGATCACAAGCTCTGCTCTACTTGAGGATTTATAAGTTGAAGAAGGACTTGGTTGGGAAATACTCTGACATACTCGCCGAACATTTTACG CATAATACGAATAAACCAAACCGCACACCTTCATCGCCGTGGCGCGCAATAAACGGCCAGAACGTTGTCTCACCCATTTCTCCTGCCATTCCTTCGCCTTATGGCATCTCAGTCCCGGGGCCTTCCCCTATTGCGGGAAACAACGCTAATAACAGTTGCGAGTCCATTCCAGCTCAG ATTAACAAGATGACTTCACCGGCCTCTCAAAATGGCGTGCTTATGTCGCCTCAGATACATGAGATGATGAAGGTTTATCACCTCGTCACGACAAACCTTTTGCAGGCGCATGACAAGTGGGACTTAGCCGAAACGTTGTATGCTGAACATTCCG ACTTCTTTAAAACCGTCGATACTTTGTGCGGCCAACCCCTCACACTCTACACTTCATTACGAGACATGGCCACCTACAATCGTGTTATTTTGCATCGTCTCCGTGACGCTTATTTGAAGTCGCCGCGAGAATAG
- the LOC143469915 gene encoding uncharacterized protein LOC143469915 isoform X2: protein MAQSSLGGTNMSNTSAITAVRRNRERMRRQQLEMSIDQNEELPSFAEPRRVAQRQDSLTRSIQNTLGDPKAVSSIIGQGMNNWLGTSRNSSSAVNNQSRPQQDRSRVHKEDQPNLKPLSNTVGHAAHQRQPISSASGHHRSTSQVSSADNSHSKARNANLRLNSSSMKGGSIHHSNYGTPSHPQHTQSKSASNDTKPSIPSLTSPKHSDQVSNRERIESTELPSEMEIIFKEMRMNDQPLAAIQTPQFGSEFNFIKTETKPNNSTSSTHQGGPDSEMQDSDSDSSGDEDESESDDSEEEQDDKDMWNLGTWKELEPPSTTASVTKNESSSKKIKTKNNKNSNQSQVSQSSGFKANNSSSIQSSQQRRGRPAECKPLTHLKSEQVSDPFKQRSHSSTPKVSEGNQKSLGEKFKPKVRSSSSSQRHSSPAQGRTPSAHCSSVSSNQPSKKKKDTTVVRDSSNESKKSSSKFSSTKSNSSGSRSGKSSNDAYKKTAHPSVRPKQPENIKHSSTNNRSSSPSVPASVSNLTLSSTNPSIDQRHRIGGKKMKDAERKNLVISSAESSDDELASSSSSSSENEDSDSEENVFLNARKSSSVWNSIPSTKRRTNSSSSVVKEGKNSVDHPHYQSSKGNQVVPVPAKKQSNSHKSKVKSGHKINDSRSAPSALNRPDEMLPSKPSMKITISKQTIQSNIETSKGKKSSRDSYESKPKQRKKHKIKEKSLQVPEACSASSIKQSKELRKKPKKSKRNTSPSLPAQILRSESPKRYPALWVKLHLSQLNKPSEEKNPVKSESSKSNTKCNYSKKSRAPEFDDIHGSTPTHLSAMSTGSQTEQPVRRAENVQVAVADGSSDWSPRTSSSLQKRKHPQSTNENSSSLNNHKKRRKYDSSLAAGDTTQTTKGTKQKRENAQWKNIKKEQQSNPPWSEKDQPEYLKQQMTPPPPATSQNQQRTSTYVLEPCQITSQSIISEPDSSWQEQEKLLSSYEYMKVGKRLKHEGDQLSDRKTKRTKVGESLRRALYYFEATLCFVMNGYVLEMENESGENTPGSGNSPAGMYNQTIAFFDYILKMRPHGEVEEIAFKRLTLSCIRSQALLYLRIYKLKKDLVGKYSDILAEHFTHNTNKPNRTPSSPWRAINGQNVVSPISPAIPSPYGISVPGPSPIAGNNANNSCESIPAQINKMTSPASQNGVLMSPQIHEMMKVYHLVTTNLLQAHDKWDLAETLYAEHSDFFKTVDTLCGQPLTLYTSLRDMATYNRVILHRLRDAYLKSPRE from the exons CCAAAACACCCTGGGTGATCCTAAGGCAGTGAGCTCGATTATAGGGCAGGGTATGAACAACTGGCTTGGCACATCCCGCAATTCATCATCCGCAGTCAACAATCAATCGAGACCCCAGCAAGATCGAAGCAGGGTCCACAAAGAAG ACCAACCCAACTTAAAGCCACTGAGTAACACAGTTGGTCATGCTGCACACCAAAGGCAACCGATATCTTCGGCCAGTGGTCACCACCGATCAACAAGCCAAGTTTCCTCAGCTGATAACTCACATTCTAAAGCAAG AAACGCAAATTTACGATTAAACAGCAGTTCAATGAAAGGCGGCAGCATTCATCATTCAAATTATGGCACACCATCCCATCCGCAGCATACCCAGTCCAAGTCTG ctTCCAACGATACGAAGCCATCTATTCCCTCACTGACTTCACCAAAACATTCAGATCAG GTTTCAAACAGAGAAAGAATTGAGAGCACGGAATTACCTAGTGAAATGGAAATAATATTTAAG GAAATGAGAATGAATGATCAGCCGTTGGCAGCTATTCAAACACCACAATTTGGAAGCGAattcaattttataaaaacagaG ACAAAACCCAACAATTCCACTTCCAGCACACACCAAG gtGGGCCCGATTCAGAGATGCAAGATAG TGACAGTGACAGCAGCGGCGATGAAGACGAGAGCGAAAGTGACGATAGCGAAGAAGAGCAGGACGACAAAGATATGTGGAACCTGGGGACTTGGAAGGAGCTTGAGCCTCCCAGCACCACAGCGAGTGtcacaaaaaatgaaagttcatcaaagaaaataaagacaaaaaacaacaaaaattcaaatcaaTCACAAGTTTCACAATCTTCAGGTTTCAAAGCCAACAACAGTTCCAg cattCAAAGTTCTCAACAGAGAAGAGGAAGGCCAGCTGAATGTAAACCATTAACTCACCTCAAAAGTGAACAAGTGTCTGACCCCTTCAAGCAACGGTCACATTCTTCCACCCCTAAAG TTTCCGAAGGAAATCAAAAGTCCTTAGGTGAAAAGTTCAAGCCAAAAGTTCGTTCTTCAAGCTCTAGCCAAAGGCACTCATCGCCGGCTCAGGGAAGAACACCATCTGCACATTGCAGTTCAGTGAGTTCAAACCAGCCgagtaaaaagaaaaaggaCACCACTGTGGTGCGTGACTCGTCAAATGAGTCAAAAAAATCCTCGTCAAAATTTTCTTCCACCAAATCAAATTCTTCCGGTTCCAGAAGCGGAAAATCTTCCAATGATGCTTACAAGAAGACCGCTCATCCTTCCGTTAGACCAAAACAGCcagaaaatataaaacacaGTTCCACCAATAATCGCAGCAGTTCCCCATCAGTTCCTGCAAGTGTTAGCAATTTGACTTTGTCTTCCACAAATCCGTCCATTGATCAGCGTCATCGAATCGGAGGCAAGAAAATGAAGGATGCTGAGAGGAAGAATCTGGTTATCTCTTCAGCTGAGTCATCAGATGACGAACTTGCTTCTTCCAGCTCTTCGTCATCTGAAAACGAGGACTCTGATTCAGAGgaaaatgtgtttttaaatGCAAGGAAATCTTCTTCCGTTTGGAATAGTATCCCGAGTACCAAAAGAAGAACAAACTCATCATCTTCGGTTGTGAAAGAAGGGAAAAACTCAGTCGATCATCCCCATTATCAGTCCTCCAAGGGCAATCAAGTTGTGCCAGTGCCTGCTAAGAAACAATCAAATTCACACAAAAGCAAGGTCAAATCGGGTCATAAAATTAACGACAGCAGATCTGCTCCTAGTGCCTTAAACAGACCTGATGAAATGCTTCCTTCGAAACCATCcatgaaaataacaatttcGAAGCAAACAATTCAGAGTAACATTGAAACAAGCAAAGGCAAAAAGTCTTCACGTGACTCCTATGAATCTAAGcctaaacaaagaaaaaagcataaaatcaAGGAGAAAAGCTTGCAAGTACCGGAAGCATGTTCTGCTTCCAGCATCAAACAATCCAAGGAATTACGGAAAAAGCCAAAGAAATCAAAACGCAATACTAGTCCCTCTTTACCAGCCCAAATTCTTCGGAGCGAGAGCCCGAAACGTTATCCCGCTCTTTGGGTCAAGCTGCATCTCAGTCAACTGAACAAACCGAGCGAAGAAAAGAACCCTGTTAAATCTGAAAGCAGCAAATCGAACACTAAGTGCAATTACAGCAAAAAGTCACGTGCCCCAGAGTTTGATGACATACATGGTTCGACCCCAACTCATTTGAGTGCCATGTCTACGGGGAGCCAGACAGAGCAACCCGTTCGTCGCGCTGAAAATGTCCAG GTTGCTGTCGCTGATGGCTCGAGTGATTGGTCGCCTCGGACATCCAGTTCATTGCAAAAGCGGAAGCATCCTCAGTCGACCAATGAAAATTCATCAAGTTTAAACAATCATaaaaaacgaagaaaatatGATTCTTCTTTGGCGGCAGGG GATACAACACAAACTACTAAGGGTACCAAGCAAAAGCGAGAAAATGCACAATGGAAGAACATAAAAAAAGA GCAACAAAGCAATCCTCCCTGGAGTGAAAAAGATCAACCAGAATATTTGAAACAACAAATGACTCCTCCACCGCCAGCAACATCACAAAACCAACAAAGAACTTCAACCTACGTACTT GAACCCTGCCAAATAACTTCACAGTCGATTATATCGGAGCCAGATTCAAGCTGGCAAGAACAGGAAAA ACTGTTATCTTCCTATGAGTACATGAAAGTGGGCAAAAGACTGAAACACGAAGGTGACCAATTGTCTGACAGGAAAACCAAACGTACTAAGGTTGGGGAATCCCTTAGACGCGCCCTCTATTACTTCGAAGCGACACTGTGCTTTGTCATGAACGGTTATGTTCTTGAAATGGAGAATG AATCTGGAGAAAACACTCCCGGTTCAGGTAATTCCCCTGCGGGCATGTACAACCAGACCATTGCCTTTTTCGATTATATTCTCAAGATGAGACCTCACGGCGAGGTGGAAGAGATCGCGTTCAAGAGGCTGACCTTATCCTG CATCCGATCACAAGCTCTGCTCTACTTGAGGATTTATAAGTTGAAGAAGGACTTGGTTGGGAAATACTCTGACATACTCGCCGAACATTTTACG CATAATACGAATAAACCAAACCGCACACCTTCATCGCCGTGGCGCGCAATAAACGGCCAGAACGTTGTCTCACCCATTTCTCCTGCCATTCCTTCGCCTTATGGCATCTCAGTCCCGGGGCCTTCCCCTATTGCGGGAAACAACGCTAATAACAGTTGCGAGTCCATTCCAGCTCAG ATTAACAAGATGACTTCACCGGCCTCTCAAAATGGCGTGCTTATGTCGCCTCAGATACATGAGATGATGAAGGTTTATCACCTCGTCACGACAAACCTTTTGCAGGCGCATGACAAGTGGGACTTAGCCGAAACGTTGTATGCTGAACATTCCG ACTTCTTTAAAACCGTCGATACTTTGTGCGGCCAACCCCTCACACTCTACACTTCATTACGAGACATGGCCACCTACAATCGTGTTATTTTGCATCGTCTCCGTGACGCTTATTTGAAGTCGCCGCGAGAATAG
- the LOC143469915 gene encoding uncharacterized protein LOC143469915 isoform X1: MAQSSSLGGTNMSNTSAITAVRRNRERMRRQQLEMSIDQNEELPSFAEPRRVAQRQDSLTRSIQNTLGDPKAVSSIIGQGMNNWLGTSRNSSSAVNNQSRPQQDRSRVHKEDQPNLKPLSNTVGHAAHQRQPISSASGHHRSTSQVSSADNSHSKARNANLRLNSSSMKGGSIHHSNYGTPSHPQHTQSKSASNDTKPSIPSLTSPKHSDQVSNRERIESTELPSEMEIIFKEMRMNDQPLAAIQTPQFGSEFNFIKTETKPNNSTSSTHQGGPDSEMQDSDSDSSGDEDESESDDSEEEQDDKDMWNLGTWKELEPPSTTASVTKNESSSKKIKTKNNKNSNQSQVSQSSGFKANNSSSIQSSQQRRGRPAECKPLTHLKSEQVSDPFKQRSHSSTPKVSEGNQKSLGEKFKPKVRSSSSSQRHSSPAQGRTPSAHCSSVSSNQPSKKKKDTTVVRDSSNESKKSSSKFSSTKSNSSGSRSGKSSNDAYKKTAHPSVRPKQPENIKHSSTNNRSSSPSVPASVSNLTLSSTNPSIDQRHRIGGKKMKDAERKNLVISSAESSDDELASSSSSSSENEDSDSEENVFLNARKSSSVWNSIPSTKRRTNSSSSVVKEGKNSVDHPHYQSSKGNQVVPVPAKKQSNSHKSKVKSGHKINDSRSAPSALNRPDEMLPSKPSMKITISKQTIQSNIETSKGKKSSRDSYESKPKQRKKHKIKEKSLQVPEACSASSIKQSKELRKKPKKSKRNTSPSLPAQILRSESPKRYPALWVKLHLSQLNKPSEEKNPVKSESSKSNTKCNYSKKSRAPEFDDIHGSTPTHLSAMSTGSQTEQPVRRAENVQVAVADGSSDWSPRTSSSLQKRKHPQSTNENSSSLNNHKKRRKYDSSLAAGDTTQTTKGTKQKRENAQWKNIKKEQQSNPPWSEKDQPEYLKQQMTPPPPATSQNQQRTSTYVLEPCQITSQSIISEPDSSWQEQEKLLSSYEYMKVGKRLKHEGDQLSDRKTKRTKVGESLRRALYYFEATLCFVMNGYVLEMENESGENTPGSGNSPAGMYNQTIAFFDYILKMRPHGEVEEIAFKRLTLSCIRSQALLYLRIYKLKKDLVGKYSDILAEHFTHNTNKPNRTPSSPWRAINGQNVVSPISPAIPSPYGISVPGPSPIAGNNANNSCESIPAQINKMTSPASQNGVLMSPQIHEMMKVYHLVTTNLLQAHDKWDLAETLYAEHSDFFKTVDTLCGQPLTLYTSLRDMATYNRVILHRLRDAYLKSPRE; encoded by the exons CCAAAACACCCTGGGTGATCCTAAGGCAGTGAGCTCGATTATAGGGCAGGGTATGAACAACTGGCTTGGCACATCCCGCAATTCATCATCCGCAGTCAACAATCAATCGAGACCCCAGCAAGATCGAAGCAGGGTCCACAAAGAAG ACCAACCCAACTTAAAGCCACTGAGTAACACAGTTGGTCATGCTGCACACCAAAGGCAACCGATATCTTCGGCCAGTGGTCACCACCGATCAACAAGCCAAGTTTCCTCAGCTGATAACTCACATTCTAAAGCAAG AAACGCAAATTTACGATTAAACAGCAGTTCAATGAAAGGCGGCAGCATTCATCATTCAAATTATGGCACACCATCCCATCCGCAGCATACCCAGTCCAAGTCTG ctTCCAACGATACGAAGCCATCTATTCCCTCACTGACTTCACCAAAACATTCAGATCAG GTTTCAAACAGAGAAAGAATTGAGAGCACGGAATTACCTAGTGAAATGGAAATAATATTTAAG GAAATGAGAATGAATGATCAGCCGTTGGCAGCTATTCAAACACCACAATTTGGAAGCGAattcaattttataaaaacagaG ACAAAACCCAACAATTCCACTTCCAGCACACACCAAG gtGGGCCCGATTCAGAGATGCAAGATAG TGACAGTGACAGCAGCGGCGATGAAGACGAGAGCGAAAGTGACGATAGCGAAGAAGAGCAGGACGACAAAGATATGTGGAACCTGGGGACTTGGAAGGAGCTTGAGCCTCCCAGCACCACAGCGAGTGtcacaaaaaatgaaagttcatcaaagaaaataaagacaaaaaacaacaaaaattcaaatcaaTCACAAGTTTCACAATCTTCAGGTTTCAAAGCCAACAACAGTTCCAg cattCAAAGTTCTCAACAGAGAAGAGGAAGGCCAGCTGAATGTAAACCATTAACTCACCTCAAAAGTGAACAAGTGTCTGACCCCTTCAAGCAACGGTCACATTCTTCCACCCCTAAAG TTTCCGAAGGAAATCAAAAGTCCTTAGGTGAAAAGTTCAAGCCAAAAGTTCGTTCTTCAAGCTCTAGCCAAAGGCACTCATCGCCGGCTCAGGGAAGAACACCATCTGCACATTGCAGTTCAGTGAGTTCAAACCAGCCgagtaaaaagaaaaaggaCACCACTGTGGTGCGTGACTCGTCAAATGAGTCAAAAAAATCCTCGTCAAAATTTTCTTCCACCAAATCAAATTCTTCCGGTTCCAGAAGCGGAAAATCTTCCAATGATGCTTACAAGAAGACCGCTCATCCTTCCGTTAGACCAAAACAGCcagaaaatataaaacacaGTTCCACCAATAATCGCAGCAGTTCCCCATCAGTTCCTGCAAGTGTTAGCAATTTGACTTTGTCTTCCACAAATCCGTCCATTGATCAGCGTCATCGAATCGGAGGCAAGAAAATGAAGGATGCTGAGAGGAAGAATCTGGTTATCTCTTCAGCTGAGTCATCAGATGACGAACTTGCTTCTTCCAGCTCTTCGTCATCTGAAAACGAGGACTCTGATTCAGAGgaaaatgtgtttttaaatGCAAGGAAATCTTCTTCCGTTTGGAATAGTATCCCGAGTACCAAAAGAAGAACAAACTCATCATCTTCGGTTGTGAAAGAAGGGAAAAACTCAGTCGATCATCCCCATTATCAGTCCTCCAAGGGCAATCAAGTTGTGCCAGTGCCTGCTAAGAAACAATCAAATTCACACAAAAGCAAGGTCAAATCGGGTCATAAAATTAACGACAGCAGATCTGCTCCTAGTGCCTTAAACAGACCTGATGAAATGCTTCCTTCGAAACCATCcatgaaaataacaatttcGAAGCAAACAATTCAGAGTAACATTGAAACAAGCAAAGGCAAAAAGTCTTCACGTGACTCCTATGAATCTAAGcctaaacaaagaaaaaagcataaaatcaAGGAGAAAAGCTTGCAAGTACCGGAAGCATGTTCTGCTTCCAGCATCAAACAATCCAAGGAATTACGGAAAAAGCCAAAGAAATCAAAACGCAATACTAGTCCCTCTTTACCAGCCCAAATTCTTCGGAGCGAGAGCCCGAAACGTTATCCCGCTCTTTGGGTCAAGCTGCATCTCAGTCAACTGAACAAACCGAGCGAAGAAAAGAACCCTGTTAAATCTGAAAGCAGCAAATCGAACACTAAGTGCAATTACAGCAAAAAGTCACGTGCCCCAGAGTTTGATGACATACATGGTTCGACCCCAACTCATTTGAGTGCCATGTCTACGGGGAGCCAGACAGAGCAACCCGTTCGTCGCGCTGAAAATGTCCAG GTTGCTGTCGCTGATGGCTCGAGTGATTGGTCGCCTCGGACATCCAGTTCATTGCAAAAGCGGAAGCATCCTCAGTCGACCAATGAAAATTCATCAAGTTTAAACAATCATaaaaaacgaagaaaatatGATTCTTCTTTGGCGGCAGGG GATACAACACAAACTACTAAGGGTACCAAGCAAAAGCGAGAAAATGCACAATGGAAGAACATAAAAAAAGA GCAACAAAGCAATCCTCCCTGGAGTGAAAAAGATCAACCAGAATATTTGAAACAACAAATGACTCCTCCACCGCCAGCAACATCACAAAACCAACAAAGAACTTCAACCTACGTACTT GAACCCTGCCAAATAACTTCACAGTCGATTATATCGGAGCCAGATTCAAGCTGGCAAGAACAGGAAAA ACTGTTATCTTCCTATGAGTACATGAAAGTGGGCAAAAGACTGAAACACGAAGGTGACCAATTGTCTGACAGGAAAACCAAACGTACTAAGGTTGGGGAATCCCTTAGACGCGCCCTCTATTACTTCGAAGCGACACTGTGCTTTGTCATGAACGGTTATGTTCTTGAAATGGAGAATG AATCTGGAGAAAACACTCCCGGTTCAGGTAATTCCCCTGCGGGCATGTACAACCAGACCATTGCCTTTTTCGATTATATTCTCAAGATGAGACCTCACGGCGAGGTGGAAGAGATCGCGTTCAAGAGGCTGACCTTATCCTG CATCCGATCACAAGCTCTGCTCTACTTGAGGATTTATAAGTTGAAGAAGGACTTGGTTGGGAAATACTCTGACATACTCGCCGAACATTTTACG CATAATACGAATAAACCAAACCGCACACCTTCATCGCCGTGGCGCGCAATAAACGGCCAGAACGTTGTCTCACCCATTTCTCCTGCCATTCCTTCGCCTTATGGCATCTCAGTCCCGGGGCCTTCCCCTATTGCGGGAAACAACGCTAATAACAGTTGCGAGTCCATTCCAGCTCAG ATTAACAAGATGACTTCACCGGCCTCTCAAAATGGCGTGCTTATGTCGCCTCAGATACATGAGATGATGAAGGTTTATCACCTCGTCACGACAAACCTTTTGCAGGCGCATGACAAGTGGGACTTAGCCGAAACGTTGTATGCTGAACATTCCG ACTTCTTTAAAACCGTCGATACTTTGTGCGGCCAACCCCTCACACTCTACACTTCATTACGAGACATGGCCACCTACAATCGTGTTATTTTGCATCGTCTCCGTGACGCTTATTTGAAGTCGCCGCGAGAATAG